In the genome of Variibacter gotjawalensis, one region contains:
- a CDS encoding beta-ketoacyl-ACP synthase produces MTTYRDKAGRPIVVVTGMGIVSSLGQGKEDNWKKLTAGESGIREISRFATDGMKTRISGAVDFLGEAAWCGPALTEELAMRAADEAVGQSGVGAKGDFPGPLFLAVPPIEFEWPQREEVAQAVGGDTIDYDAMLRVAGEQRFQRYHERFLFGSVAAHLADRFGTKGSPISLSTACASGATAIQLGVEAIRRGDTDAALAIGTDGTVNPETLIRFSLLSALSTDNDPPQGASRPFDKRRGGFVMAEGAGALVLESLEAATARGANILGVLTGCGEKADAFHRTRSSPDGKPIIGCMREALNDAGLAPEQIDYINAHGTGTPENDKMECLGVTTVFGERAKDIPISSNKSMIGHTLSAAGAIEAVVTLMTLGAQRIPPTINHKEPDPGIPLDVVPNTARDAKMAHAVSNSFGFGGQNVSLVLSREPA; encoded by the coding sequence GCTGGACGGCCGATCGTCGTCGTGACCGGCATGGGCATCGTCTCCTCGCTCGGTCAGGGCAAAGAAGACAACTGGAAGAAGCTCACCGCCGGCGAGTCGGGCATCCGCGAGATTTCACGCTTTGCGACCGACGGCATGAAGACGCGCATTTCGGGCGCGGTCGATTTCCTCGGCGAAGCCGCCTGGTGCGGCCCGGCGCTGACCGAGGAACTCGCGATGCGCGCCGCCGACGAAGCCGTCGGCCAATCCGGCGTCGGCGCCAAAGGCGATTTCCCCGGCCCCCTCTTCCTCGCCGTGCCGCCGATCGAATTCGAATGGCCGCAGCGCGAGGAAGTCGCGCAGGCCGTCGGCGGCGACACGATCGATTACGACGCGATGCTGCGCGTCGCCGGCGAGCAGCGCTTCCAGCGCTATCACGAGCGCTTCCTGTTCGGCTCGGTCGCGGCGCATCTCGCCGACCGCTTCGGCACGAAGGGATCGCCGATCTCGCTGTCGACCGCATGCGCCTCCGGCGCGACCGCGATCCAGCTCGGCGTCGAGGCGATCCGCCGCGGCGACACCGACGCGGCACTCGCAATCGGCACCGACGGCACCGTGAACCCCGAGACGCTGATCCGCTTCTCGCTGCTCTCCGCGCTCTCGACCGACAACGATCCGCCGCAGGGGGCATCGCGTCCGTTCGACAAGCGGCGTGGCGGCTTCGTGATGGCGGAAGGCGCCGGCGCGCTCGTGCTCGAAAGCCTCGAAGCCGCGACGGCGCGCGGCGCGAATATCCTCGGCGTTCTCACGGGCTGCGGCGAGAAGGCGGACGCTTTCCACCGCACGCGGTCGAGCCCGGACGGAAAGCCGATCATCGGCTGCATGCGCGAAGCGCTGAACGACGCCGGCCTCGCGCCCGAGCAGATCGACTACATCAACGCACACGGCACCGGCACGCCCGAGAACGACAAGATGGAATGCCTCGGCGTCACCACGGTGTTCGGCGAGCGCGCGAAGGACATCCCGATCTCGTCGAACAAGTCGATGATCGGCCACACGCTGTCGGCTGCCGGCGCGATCGAAGCCGTCGTCACGTTGATGACGCTCGGCGCGCAGCGCATTCCGCCGACGATCAACCACAAAGAGCCCGATCCGGGCATCCCGCTCGACGTTGTTCCGAACACGGCGCGTGACGCGAAGATGGCGCACGCTGTGTCGAACTCGTTCGGCTTCGGCGGACAGAATGTCAGCCTCGTGCTTTCGCGCGAGCCTGCTTAA
- a CDS encoding zinc-binding dehydrogenase: MRALALVEDRKIAVTEYDLPPAPAAGEVQVRVKAMALNHLDLWGFRGMAFAKRQYPLAVGAEASGEVAAVGEGVTHVKPGDAVVMYGALTCGHCKACREGRDNLCENVRGVLGFHVDGFARELLNIEGRLVIPVPKGVSMRDAACAAITYSTVEHMLFDNAKLEPGETVLVHAGGSGIGTAAIQMAKAIGCTVITTVGDDEKLAKALALGADHAINYRTDRFEGAVRKLTLKKGVDVVFEHVGAETFNGSLLCMKRGGRLVTCGATSGPSTTINLMMLFQQQYRIIGSFGAPMNAIRKGLDKMAAGLKPVIDTEIELADFEKGLARLASRQVFGKIVVRF; encoded by the coding sequence ATGCGCGCGTTAGCTCTCGTCGAAGATCGCAAGATCGCGGTCACCGAATATGACTTGCCGCCGGCGCCCGCCGCCGGCGAGGTGCAGGTGCGCGTCAAGGCGATGGCGCTGAATCACCTCGATCTCTGGGGCTTCCGCGGCATGGCCTTCGCGAAGCGGCAGTATCCGCTCGCGGTCGGCGCCGAAGCCTCCGGTGAAGTCGCCGCCGTCGGCGAAGGCGTAACGCACGTCAAACCCGGCGACGCGGTCGTCATGTACGGCGCGCTCACCTGCGGACACTGCAAAGCCTGCCGCGAAGGCCGCGACAATCTCTGCGAGAACGTGCGCGGCGTGCTCGGCTTCCACGTCGACGGCTTCGCCCGCGAGCTCCTCAACATCGAGGGCCGCCTCGTCATCCCGGTGCCGAAAGGCGTCTCGATGCGTGACGCTGCTTGCGCGGCGATCACCTACTCCACCGTCGAACACATGCTGTTCGACAACGCGAAGCTCGAGCCCGGCGAGACCGTATTGGTGCATGCCGGCGGCTCCGGCATCGGCACCGCCGCGATCCAGATGGCGAAGGCGATCGGCTGCACGGTCATCACCACGGTCGGCGACGACGAGAAGCTCGCAAAAGCGCTCGCGCTCGGCGCCGATCACGCGATCAATTACCGCACCGACCGTTTCGAAGGCGCGGTGCGCAAACTGACGCTGAAGAAAGGCGTCGACGTCGTATTCGAACACGTCGGCGCGGAGACGTTCAACGGCTCGCTGCTCTGCATGAAGCGCGGCGGCCGCCTCGTCACCTGCGGCGCGACATCCGGCCCGTCGACCACGATCAACTTGATGATGCTGTTCCAGCAGCAATACCGCATCATCGGCTCGTTCGGCGCGCCGATGAACGCGATCCGCAAAGGCCTCGACAAGATGGCGGCCGGCCTCAAACCGGTCATCGACACCGAGATCGAACTCGCCGATTTCGAGAAGGGCCTTGCCCGCCTTGCCAGCCGTCAGGTGTTCGGCAAGATCGTCGTTCGCTTCTAG
- a CDS encoding lipid A biosynthesis lauroyl acyltransferase, protein MSFNNAIQRIKLRGALVGKRALDATAGVIAVAVLKIIRRFDPEKTSRFAGRLTQRIGPWFKEDRIGRENLRAAFPEKSANEIDAILREVWYNIGQVGAEYAHLDKIGRIELDANGLPKADGRIIFDPQTRELFDQLRDDGKPALIFAAHLANWELPAVTAAVFGLKADLLYRPPSIGDVAEAINRIRAINMGRLVATGSDAPIKLAATLERGDHAGMLVDQHQSRGVDVVMFGRPCKANPTLARLARHFPDCPIHGVRVIRLPEHKFRIELTPAIEPARTATGAIDITATTQRITDVIEGWVREYPAQWLWLHRRWRS, encoded by the coding sequence ATGTCGTTCAACAACGCGATCCAGCGCATCAAATTGCGCGGCGCGTTGGTCGGCAAACGCGCGCTCGACGCGACCGCCGGCGTCATCGCTGTCGCGGTGCTCAAAATCATCCGGCGTTTCGATCCGGAAAAAACGTCACGCTTCGCCGGGCGTCTCACGCAGCGCATCGGCCCGTGGTTCAAGGAAGACCGCATCGGCCGCGAGAACTTGCGCGCCGCGTTCCCGGAAAAATCCGCCAACGAGATCGACGCGATCCTGCGCGAGGTTTGGTACAACATCGGCCAGGTCGGCGCCGAATACGCGCATCTCGACAAAATCGGCCGCATCGAACTCGACGCGAACGGATTGCCGAAAGCCGACGGCCGCATCATCTTCGACCCGCAGACGCGCGAGCTCTTCGATCAATTGCGCGACGACGGAAAACCGGCGCTCATCTTCGCGGCGCACCTCGCCAACTGGGAATTGCCCGCCGTCACCGCGGCGGTGTTCGGGTTGAAGGCAGACCTCCTCTATCGCCCGCCGTCGATCGGCGATGTCGCCGAAGCAATCAACCGCATCCGCGCGATTAACATGGGCCGCCTCGTGGCGACCGGTTCCGACGCGCCGATCAAGCTCGCGGCAACGCTCGAGCGCGGCGACCACGCCGGCATGCTGGTCGATCAGCATCAAAGCCGCGGCGTCGATGTCGTGATGTTCGGCCGTCCCTGCAAGGCGAACCCGACACTCGCGCGCCTCGCGCGGCATTTCCCCGATTGCCCGATCCACGGCGTCCGCGTCATCCGCCTACCCGAGCACAAATTCCGCATCGAGCTGACGCCCGCGATCGAACCCGCTCGCACCGCGACCGGCGCGATCGACATCACGGCGACGACGCAGCGCATCACCGACGTCATCGAAGGCTGGGTGCGCGAATATCCCGCGCAGTGGCTCTGGCTGCACCGCCGCTGGCGGTCGTAG
- a CDS encoding polyamine ABC transporter substrate-binding protein, protein MSRTLFRALALLLVALPAYAQERVVNVYNWSDYIDPAVLEAFTKETGIKVKYDTFDTNEMVETKLLAGRSGYDVVVPTANFLERQIKAGIFQKLDKAKLPNLKNAWPEIAARLAVYDPGNEHAVNYMWGTTGIGYNAAKVKQALGDTAIDSWDVVFKPEVLAKLKACGVDMLDASDDILAAALKYLKIDPNSSNEADLTKAADLLTKVRPSVRKFHSSEYLNALATGEICFVVGYSGDIKQAQKRAAEAKNGVDVGYAIPKEGAQMWFDNLAIPKDAKNVAEAHAFIDYLLRPDVAAKNTNFIGYANGNLASQAQIDAAVMNDKTVYPDAETLARLYTIRAKDQKTQRVANRLWTRVKTGK, encoded by the coding sequence ATGTCCCGCACTCTATTCCGCGCGCTCGCTCTGCTGCTCGTCGCACTGCCGGCTTATGCGCAGGAGCGCGTCGTCAACGTCTACAACTGGTCCGACTATATCGATCCCGCCGTGCTGGAAGCCTTCACGAAGGAAACCGGCATCAAGGTGAAATACGACACGTTCGACACCAACGAGATGGTGGAGACGAAGCTGCTCGCCGGGCGCTCCGGCTACGATGTCGTCGTGCCGACGGCGAACTTTCTCGAGCGGCAGATCAAAGCCGGCATTTTCCAAAAGCTCGACAAAGCGAAGCTGCCGAATCTCAAGAATGCGTGGCCGGAAATTGCCGCGCGTCTCGCCGTCTACGATCCCGGCAACGAGCATGCCGTCAATTATATGTGGGGTACCACCGGCATCGGCTACAACGCCGCGAAGGTGAAGCAGGCGCTCGGCGATACGGCGATCGATAGCTGGGATGTGGTGTTCAAGCCCGAGGTGCTCGCGAAGCTGAAAGCTTGTGGCGTCGATATGCTGGACGCCTCCGACGACATCCTGGCGGCGGCGCTGAAGTATCTGAAGATCGATCCGAACTCGTCGAACGAAGCCGATCTCACGAAAGCCGCCGACCTGCTGACGAAGGTGCGGCCGAGCGTGCGCAAGTTTCACTCGTCCGAGTATCTCAACGCGCTGGCGACCGGCGAGATCTGTTTCGTGGTCGGCTATTCGGGCGATATCAAGCAGGCACAGAAGCGCGCGGCCGAAGCGAAGAACGGCGTCGATGTCGGCTACGCGATCCCGAAAGAGGGCGCGCAGATGTGGTTCGACAATCTCGCGATCCCGAAGGATGCGAAGAATGTCGCGGAAGCGCATGCCTTCATCGATTATCTGTTGCGGCCCGACGTTGCGGCGAAGAACACGAATTTCATCGGCTATGCGAACGGCAATCTCGCGAGCCAAGCGCAGATCGATGCGGCAGTGATGAACGACAAGACGGTTTATCCGGATGCCGAGACGCTCGCGCGGCTCTACACCATTCGCGCGAAGGACCAGAAGACGCAGCGGGTTGCGAACCGATTGTGGACGCGGGTGAAGACGGGGAAATAG
- a CDS encoding aminotransferase yields MNPVFDGLPVTVFEVMSRLAREHDAVNLGQGFPDDPGPEDVRRKAADAVINGWNQYPPMMGLPELRAAIVTHYAHWQSLTLDADSEVMVTSGATEALTGAMMALIEPGDEVVLFQPMYDAYLPLVKRAGGVPKLVRLTPPHWRFNEAMLAEVFSEKTKVVLLNNPLNPAGNVMPREDLELLARFCTKFDAIAVCDEVWEHVVFDGLRHISMLAIDGMRERCVKIGSAGKIFSLTGWKVGFVCAAPNLMRVLAKAHQFITFTTPPNLQSAVAYGLGKDDGYFEGMRADMQRSRDRFAAGLSSLGFPVLPSQGTYFINVDLAPLGLNEDDEAFCRRLVADHKVAAIPVSAFYASDHVRSVVRFCFAKRDATLDTALERLANVLR; encoded by the coding sequence ATGAATCCGGTATTCGACGGTCTGCCGGTGACCGTCTTCGAAGTGATGTCGCGCCTTGCGCGCGAGCATGACGCCGTCAATCTCGGACAAGGTTTCCCGGACGATCCGGGCCCCGAGGATGTGCGCCGCAAAGCGGCCGACGCCGTCATCAATGGCTGGAACCAATATCCGCCGATGATGGGACTGCCGGAGCTGCGCGCCGCCATCGTGACGCACTACGCGCATTGGCAAAGCCTTACGCTCGATGCGGACAGCGAAGTGATGGTGACGTCGGGCGCGACCGAAGCGCTGACCGGCGCGATGATGGCGTTGATCGAGCCGGGCGACGAAGTCGTTCTTTTTCAGCCGATGTACGACGCCTATCTGCCGCTGGTGAAGCGCGCGGGCGGCGTGCCGAAGCTCGTGCGTCTTACGCCACCGCACTGGCGCTTCAACGAGGCGATGCTCGCCGAGGTCTTCTCCGAGAAGACGAAGGTGGTGCTGCTTAACAATCCGCTCAATCCGGCCGGCAACGTGATGCCGCGCGAAGACCTCGAACTGCTTGCACGCTTCTGCACGAAGTTCGACGCCATCGCGGTGTGCGACGAGGTGTGGGAGCACGTCGTGTTCGACGGCCTGCGGCACATTTCGATGCTGGCGATCGATGGTATGCGCGAGCGCTGCGTGAAGATCGGCTCGGCCGGCAAGATCTTCTCGCTGACGGGATGGAAGGTCGGCTTCGTTTGCGCGGCGCCGAACCTCATGCGCGTGCTCGCCAAGGCGCATCAGTTCATCACCTTCACAACGCCGCCGAATCTGCAGTCGGCCGTGGCTTACGGTCTCGGCAAGGACGACGGCTATTTCGAAGGCATGCGCGCCGACATGCAGCGCAGCCGCGATCGTTTCGCGGCAGGCTTGTCGTCGCTCGGTTTTCCGGTGCTGCCGAGTCAGGGCACGTATTTCATCAACGTCGATCTCGCGCCGCTCGGGCTGAATGAAGACGATGAGGCGTTCTGTCGGCGTCTCGTTGCCGACCATAAGGTTGCGGCGATCCCGGTTTCGGCTTTTTACGCGAGCGATCACGTGCGCTCGGTGGTGCGTTTTTGTTTCGCCAAGCGCGATGCGACGTTGGATACCGCGTTGGAGCGTTTGGCGAACGTGTTGCGGTAG
- a CDS encoding rhodanese-like domain-containing protein — MSDPNVRDMTPEEVAAGLTEGRILLVDVREPNEIAAEAYPDAVDAPLSTFDPSQLPDPQGRQVVFACRSGRRSITASLAAQAHGLPYKAHLAGGIIGWKEAGLPTKT, encoded by the coding sequence ATGTCCGATCCGAACGTTCGCGATATGACGCCCGAGGAAGTCGCCGCAGGCCTGACCGAAGGCCGCATTCTGCTGGTTGACGTACGCGAGCCGAACGAGATCGCGGCGGAGGCCTATCCGGACGCCGTCGATGCGCCGCTCTCGACATTCGATCCGAGCCAGCTTCCCGATCCGCAGGGCCGTCAGGTGGTCTTCGCATGCCGTTCTGGCCGCCGTTCGATCACGGCGTCGCTCGCCGCGCAGGCGCATGGGCTGCCGTACAAAGCACACCTCGCCGGTGGGATCATTGGCTGGAAAGAAGCCGGACTTCCGACGAAGACTTAG
- a CDS encoding GDYXXLXY domain-containing protein: MNALMATLRRVPRPLWFALAAIVQAGLVAAMVYDRVSILRTGKDVLLATRAVDPRDFLRGDYVVLAYDVGQLEDRDVPPEIGKRGGTVYVKLAPGENGVYSRVSVHAAPVPVSGQELLLQGKMPSCRYCSTRNISFGLEKYFVPEGQGRDIEHARNDGKVTVIAAVTPSGRAAIKRLLIDGKPVYDEPLF; the protein is encoded by the coding sequence ATGAACGCGCTGATGGCAACGCTGCGCCGTGTGCCGCGGCCGTTGTGGTTCGCGCTCGCCGCGATCGTCCAGGCCGGTCTCGTCGCCGCGATGGTCTACGACCGGGTGTCGATCCTGCGCACCGGCAAGGATGTGCTCTTGGCGACCCGCGCGGTCGACCCGCGCGATTTCCTGCGCGGCGATTATGTCGTGCTCGCTTATGACGTCGGTCAGTTGGAAGATCGCGATGTCCCGCCGGAGATCGGCAAGCGCGGCGGCACCGTCTACGTAAAGCTCGCGCCCGGCGAGAACGGCGTTTACTCGCGCGTCTCCGTGCATGCGGCGCCGGTGCCGGTGAGCGGCCAGGAGCTGCTGCTGCAAGGCAAAATGCCGTCGTGCCGCTACTGCTCGACTCGTAACATCAGTTTCGGCTTGGAGAAGTATTTCGTGCCGGAAGGGCAGGGCCGCGACATCGAGCATGCGCGCAACGACGGCAAGGTGACGGTAATCGCTGCCGTCACGCCGTCCGGTCGCGCCGCGATCAAGCGGCTGCTGATCGACGGGAAGCCGGTCTACGACGAGCCGTTGTTTTAA
- a CDS encoding DUF2157 domain-containing protein: MFETKYRQRLDQDLTRWEADGTVVPGTRASIQSALGPMPKGVDLTTAVAIVGGLLIAAAFLAFVAANWEGIARPARFAILVAGVVASYGLGAFFASNDRPLLADLGATVGSIVFGAAIALTGQMYHLGEDFAGGMLLWAIGALFAAIVTQSRGALAVSLVAASIWSGGRAFDDIVPHFPFIALWLVGVALSIIWNSPPARHLVAVAAMAWWGTTVFGTAEFLGNGNYNPSFAYANGSAFMLGAGLMLGLSPRVEALGRTFANYAAFGFAIALAFAIAGAPGTQSPTVVGWEMICGALGILGALVAAVIAKRSGHGLAAVALVLGVLAMAVYARPNDNVEPWFSYALALASMLAMVVSGMLDDERPRVVAGWLGLAALIAIITWTVKGSLLRRSLFLAIAGGAAIALAVLLGRWMPKVKEAA, translated from the coding sequence ATGTTCGAAACCAAATATCGCCAGCGACTCGATCAGGATCTGACGCGATGGGAGGCCGACGGGACCGTCGTCCCCGGCACGCGCGCATCCATCCAATCCGCACTCGGCCCGATGCCGAAGGGCGTCGATCTCACGACCGCGGTTGCCATCGTCGGCGGCCTGCTGATCGCGGCCGCCTTCCTCGCTTTCGTCGCGGCGAATTGGGAAGGCATCGCGCGCCCGGCGCGCTTTGCTATCCTGGTCGCCGGTGTCGTCGCATCGTATGGCCTCGGCGCGTTCTTCGCGAGCAACGATCGTCCGCTGCTCGCCGATCTCGGCGCGACGGTCGGTTCGATCGTGTTCGGCGCGGCCATCGCGCTCACCGGGCAGATGTATCACCTCGGCGAGGATTTCGCCGGCGGCATGCTGCTGTGGGCGATCGGCGCGCTTTTCGCCGCGATCGTCACGCAATCACGCGGCGCGCTTGCGGTGTCGCTGGTTGCCGCGAGCATCTGGAGCGGCGGGCGCGCGTTCGACGACATCGTCCCGCATTTTCCGTTCATCGCGCTGTGGCTTGTCGGCGTTGCGCTCAGCATCATTTGGAATTCGCCGCCCGCGCGTCATCTCGTTGCCGTTGCCGCGATGGCCTGGTGGGGCACGACGGTGTTCGGCACCGCCGAGTTTCTCGGTAACGGCAACTACAATCCGTCGTTCGCCTACGCGAACGGTTCCGCCTTCATGCTGGGCGCAGGGCTGATGCTCGGCTTGTCACCGCGCGTCGAAGCGCTTGGGCGAACGTTCGCCAACTATGCGGCGTTCGGCTTCGCGATCGCGCTCGCCTTCGCGATTGCGGGAGCGCCCGGAACGCAAAGCCCGACGGTTGTCGGCTGGGAGATGATCTGCGGTGCGCTGGGTATTCTCGGTGCGCTCGTCGCCGCCGTCATCGCGAAGCGTTCCGGCCACGGACTGGCTGCGGTGGCTCTCGTCCTTGGCGTCCTCGCGATGGCCGTCTATGCGCGGCCGAACGATAACGTCGAGCCGTGGTTCAGCTACGCGCTCGCGCTCGCATCCATGCTGGCGATGGTCGTCTCCGGCATGCTCGACGACGAGCGGCCGCGCGTCGTCGCGGGCTGGCTCGGCCTGGCGGCGCTGATCGCAATCATCACCTGGACCGTGAAGGGCTCGCTACTGCGCCGCTCGCTGTTCCTCGCCATCGCGGGTGGCGCCGCAATCGCTCTCGCGGTCTTGCTCGGACGGTGGATGCCTAAAGTGAAGGAGGCCGCATGA
- a CDS encoding potassium transporter Kup: MTEVASNSAPASPAADTPAAEGHDHAPSFLALTVGSVGVVYGDIGTSPLYAFREAITAAAGTGPITRDIVLGVLSLIVWSLIIVVTMKYILILLRADNNGEGGTLSLTALVFRALGRRTPFVLIMGIIGAAMFYGSSFITPALSVMSAVEGLRIAAPQLQPFVLPITVVILVALFAVQSQGTGRVSVFFGPVTCLWFLTLAVMGIFNVASDLTVFAAFNPYYAVSFVIANGKIGIITLGAVFLVLTGCEALYADLGHFGRKPIQAAWFCLVLPALLINYFGQGALILTNPGAIDDPFYRMVPDYLLIPLVIVATLATVIASQAVITGAYSLTQQAIQLGLLPRFEIRHTSATHYGQIYMPRVNTTLLVGVLLLVLLFRSSSNLAHAYVFAVSMATLVAGPLGFIVIWKLWGWRFWSTVALMAPFIFVDLVFMVATSVKLLEGAWVPVLFGGVTMLIMFTWMRGSRILGQKTRRTEIPLDKLVKSLEKRPPHFVPGTAVFLTSDPDFAPTALLHNLKHNKVLHEHNVILTVKTTDTPRVPEEDRVTISQSSPKFSRVTLRYGYMETPNIPKALAIARKLGWTFDIMSTSFFLSRRAIKPAAQSGMPLWQDRLFIGLAKSSSDASDFFQIPTGRVVEIGTQVTV, from the coding sequence TTGACTGAAGTAGCGAGTAACTCCGCGCCCGCATCTCCTGCGGCGGATACGCCGGCAGCCGAAGGGCACGATCACGCCCCGAGTTTCCTTGCGCTCACCGTCGGCAGCGTCGGTGTCGTCTACGGCGATATCGGCACTAGCCCTCTTTACGCATTTCGCGAAGCGATCACGGCAGCGGCCGGCACCGGACCGATCACGCGCGACATCGTCCTTGGTGTTTTGTCGCTGATCGTGTGGTCGCTGATCATCGTCGTGACGATGAAATACATTCTCATTCTGCTCCGCGCCGACAACAACGGCGAAGGCGGGACGCTATCGCTCACAGCGCTCGTTTTCCGCGCGCTCGGGCGACGCACGCCGTTCGTGCTGATCATGGGCATCATCGGCGCGGCTATGTTCTACGGTTCGTCATTCATCACTCCGGCGCTGTCGGTGATGTCGGCCGTCGAAGGTTTACGCATTGCGGCACCGCAGCTGCAGCCGTTCGTGTTGCCGATTACGGTGGTGATCTTGGTCGCGCTGTTCGCAGTGCAGAGCCAGGGCACAGGTCGCGTGTCGGTGTTCTTCGGTCCCGTCACCTGCTTGTGGTTCTTGACGCTCGCCGTGATGGGTATCTTCAACGTCGCGAGCGATCTCACGGTGTTCGCGGCGTTCAATCCTTACTATGCGGTGTCGTTCGTCATCGCGAACGGGAAGATCGGCATAATCACGCTTGGTGCGGTGTTTCTCGTTTTGACCGGCTGCGAAGCGCTTTACGCCGACCTTGGTCACTTCGGCCGCAAGCCCATCCAGGCCGCGTGGTTCTGCCTCGTGCTGCCGGCACTGCTGATCAACTATTTTGGCCAGGGCGCGTTGATCCTGACCAATCCAGGCGCGATCGACGATCCGTTCTATCGCATGGTGCCCGACTATCTCCTGATCCCGCTCGTCATCGTCGCGACGCTGGCGACTGTCATCGCGAGCCAAGCCGTTATCACTGGCGCTTACTCGCTGACGCAGCAGGCGATCCAACTCGGCTTGCTGCCGCGCTTTGAAATTCGTCATACATCGGCGACGCATTACGGGCAGATCTATATGCCGCGCGTGAACACGACGCTGTTGGTCGGCGTGTTGTTGCTGGTGCTGCTGTTCCGTTCGTCGAGTAACCTCGCGCACGCGTACGTTTTCGCGGTGTCGATGGCGACGCTCGTCGCCGGCCCGCTTGGGTTCATCGTGATCTGGAAATTGTGGGGTTGGCGCTTCTGGTCGACGGTGGCGTTGATGGCTCCATTTATTTTTGTCGACCTGGTTTTCATGGTCGCGACGAGCGTGAAGCTGTTGGAAGGGGCGTGGGTGCCGGTTTTATTCGGCGGCGTCACGATGCTCATCATGTTTACGTGGATGCGCGGCAGTAGAATTTTGGGGCAGAAAACGCGGCGCACGGAAATTCCGCTCGATAAGCTGGTGAAAAGTCTCGAGAAACGGCCGCCGCATTTCGTGCCGGGCACGGCCGTTTTCCTGACGTCCGATCCGGATTTTGCGCCGACGGCGCTGCTGCATAACCTCAAGCACAACAAGGTTCTGCACGAGCACAACGTCATCCTCACGGTGAAAACAACCGACACGCCGCGCGTGCCGGAGGAGGATCGCGTCACGATTTCGCAGAGTTCGCCGAAGTTTTCGCGCGTGACGCTGCGCTACGGCTATATGGAAACGCCCAATATTCCCAAGGCTTTAGCCATCGCTCGCAAGCTCGGCTGGACGTTCGATATCATGTCGACGTCGTTCTTCCTGTCGCGCCGCGCGATCAAGCCGGCCGCGCAGTCCGGCATGCCGCTGTGGCAGGATCGGCTATTCATCGGGCTCGCAAAATCGTCCAGCGATGCCAGCGACTTCTTCCAGATCCCGACCGGCCGCGTCGTCGAAATCGGCACGCAGGTCACGGTCTGA
- a CDS encoding AprI/Inh family metalloprotease inhibitor, with the protein MGRFTTPATPTAQPVASQDMTGRWTFSAVSGASCAMNFTSQGAEGSIKPEGGCPGEMYKSRQFIFDASGLIIRDHTAAPLAQLRSAGSNRFEGQAGAQAVSLSR; encoded by the coding sequence ATGGGCCGCTTCACCACGCCTGCGACTCCCACCGCACAGCCCGTCGCATCGCAGGATATGACGGGACGCTGGACCTTCAGCGCCGTCTCGGGTGCAAGCTGCGCGATGAACTTCACGTCGCAGGGCGCGGAAGGCAGCATCAAGCCCGAGGGCGGCTGCCCCGGCGAAATGTATAAAAGCCGGCAGTTTATTTTCGACGCGAGCGGCCTCATCATTCGCGACCATACTGCGGCGCCGCTGGCGCAGCTTCGTTCAGCCGGATCGAATCGCTTCGAAGGCCAAGCCGGCGCTCAGGCGGTCTCGCTCTCGCGTTGA
- a CDS encoding glutathione S-transferase family protein — MASTKLYCFAQSGNAYKAALMLALTKSDWEPVFVDFFNGETRGDAYRATVNEMGEVPVLVEADEKLSQTGVILPYLAEQTGKFWPADAKARREVMRWIMFDNHKFTSYLATYRFLHAFAKSDPPVVAFLLARVKAAIAIVEKHLGTQPFIAGNEPTIADISMCGYLFYPKEEFGFDIAAENPNIAAWLDRIRALPGWVHPYELMPGHPLK; from the coding sequence ATGGCCAGCACCAAACTCTACTGCTTCGCGCAATCCGGCAACGCTTACAAAGCTGCGCTGATGCTCGCGCTCACGAAATCGGACTGGGAGCCGGTCTTCGTCGATTTCTTCAACGGAGAGACGCGCGGCGATGCTTATCGCGCGACCGTCAACGAGATGGGCGAAGTACCGGTTCTCGTCGAAGCCGATGAGAAACTCTCGCAGACCGGCGTGATCCTTCCTTATCTCGCCGAACAAACCGGCAAGTTCTGGCCAGCCGACGCGAAGGCGCGTCGCGAGGTCATGCGCTGGATCATGTTCGACAATCACAAATTCACCAGCTACCTCGCGACCTACCGGTTCCTGCATGCTTTCGCGAAATCGGACCCGCCTGTCGTCGCGTTCCTACTAGCGCGCGTCAAAGCTGCTATCGCGATCGTCGAGAAGCATCTCGGGACACAGCCGTTCATCGCAGGCAACGAGCCGACGATCGCGGACATTTCGATGTGCGGCTATCTCTTCTACCCGAAGGAAGAGTTCGGCTTCGACATCGCGGCCGAGAACCCGAACATTGCGGCGTGGCTGGATCGCATTCGCGCGCTGCCCGGCTGGGTGCATCCTTACGAACTGATGCCGGGGCACCCGCTGAAGTAG